CCTGTCGTTGCCGAGGAAGACCGCGGTTCCCAATGCCCAAGGCGCCCTGGCCACCAGAGCGGATAGCGCCTTGGCATACGATTTTCTAGTTTTCGTCGGCCGCTTCCGCCCGTTCCATATCGGCCATCTCACCGTCATGCAGCGGGCTTTGTCGCTGGGGCGCCATCTGATCGTGCTGGTCGGATCGTCGCGTCAGGCGCGCAGCCACCGGAATCCCTTCCGCTTCGAAGAGGTGCGCTCCTGCATAGCAGACGCCTTCACACCGGAAGAGTGCGAGCGCATCACGGTGCTTCCCCTCATCGACCGCTACAACGACCTGGAATGGATCCGCGATGTCCAGGCCGCGGTGCATGGTGTCGTCGTGCAGCATCACCGGCCTGCCGATGGCTCCACCCCAAGGGTTGGCCTGATCGGTCATTCGAAGGACCACAGCAGCTACTATCTGCGCATGTTCCCGCAATGGGGCGCCGTGGAATGCATGAACTGCCGGGGGATTTCGGCCACGCCCATCCGCGACGCCTATTTCGCCGACGCGGCGGCGGCGCTGGAGGCATGGAAAGAGGCATTGCCCGCGAATGTCACCGCCTTCATGGCGGAGTTCGCACGCACCGACGAGTACAAGCGGCTGGCCGAGGAAAGCGCCTATATCGCCAAATATAAGGCAGGCTGGGCCAACGCACCTTACCCTCCGACCTTTCTGACCGCCGATGCCGTGGTGGTCCTGTCCGGTCACGTTCTGCTGGTCGAACGCCGGGGCCTGCCGGGACGCGGTTTGCTGGCACTGCCCGGAGGCTTCGTCGGCCAGCATGAGCGGATCAAGGACGCCATGATCCGCGAGTTGCGAGAGGAGACGAAGCTCAAAATTCCAGCGGGCTTTCTGGAGGGCGGCATCCGCGCCAGCCAGATCTTCGATCACCCCTACCGCTCGACGCGCGGGCGCACGGTGACTCAAGCCTTCCTCATCCAGCTCAAGCCCACCGACGAAGGCTTTCCCAAGGTGCGTGGCGGTGACGACGCCAAATCGGCCCGCTGGATGCCGATCGCGGAAATCGATCCCGAACAGATGTTCGAGGATCACTTCCATATCATCCAAACACTGATCGCGTTGTCCAACAACTGAGTGCGGTGTCCATCCGGCGCTGCAATCCAGCATGACGACCAAGCCCGCCGGACAGACCGGCGGCATTCGGCAAAGGAGCTTTGCCATGTCAACCACTCCGTCCACCACTCTGCGCATCGTCTGCGTCCAGGCCAACCCCACGGTCGGCGCCCTCCAGGATAACTTCGCCATCATCCGCCGCCGCCGCGAGCAGTACCGCGGCAAGGCCGACCTGCTGGTGTTCAGCGAATGTTTCGGCACCGGCTATCCGCTTCAGGATCTGGTGCTGCGTCCGGGCTTTCGGCGCGATTTCCGCACGGCGCTCGACGCGCTGGCCGGCGAGATGCGGGGCGACGGCGGACCGGCGGTGCTGGTCGGCGGTCCGCTCGACGGCGCCGCCCTGCCCCACAACGCAGCCTTTCTCATCGAGACCGACGGTTCGATGAAGATCGTGCTCAAGCACACGCTTCCAAACGACGAGGTCTATGACGAGAAGCGGGTTTTCGCCCCCGGCCCGCTGCCCTCGCCCGTCGATTTCCGCGGCTTCCGCTTGGGCATCGCCATCTGCGAGGATTTCTGGCACGGCAAGGTCGCCCAGTCCCTGGCGGCCGAAGGGGCAGAGGTGCTGATCGTACCGAACGGCTCGCATTTCAGGACCGGAAAGCAGGCGGTGCGGCTCGCCATCGGCCGGCGCACGGTCAAGGCCACCGGCTTGGCCGTCCTCTACGTCAATCAGATCGGCGGACAGGACAGCCTGGTGTTCGATGGGGGAAGCTATGTGATGGACCGGGCCGGGCTGGTGATCGCCCAGGCCGGCTTCCGGGAATGCGAGTTCGACATCACGCTGGAGCGCGGCGAGGACGGAGCCGTCGCTCTGCGGCGCGGCGACGTGCTCGGCATGCTGCCGAACGGTTACCCCGAGGAGACCGAGGCCATGTACCAGGCGTTGGTGCTGGGCTTGCGCGACTATGTGAACAAGAACGGTTTTCCCGGTGTGGTGCTCGGCATGTCGGGCGGCATCGACAGTGCTTTGTCGGCCGCCGTCGCGGTGGACGCGCTTGGCGCCGGGCGCGTGCTGCCGGTGCGCATGCCGTCGCCCTATACCTCGGCGGAGAGCATGGAGGATGCCGAACGGGCCGCCACCCTGCTCGGCACCCGCCTGCTCACCGTGCCGATCGCGCCGGCGATGGCCGCCTTCGACGGCATGCTCGCTCCGGTCTTCAATGACCTGCCGGTGCCGGTGGCGGACACCACGTTGGAGAATGTCCAGGCGAGGGCGCGCGGCATGACCCTGATGGCCCTGTCCAACCGGCTTGGGCTGATGGTGCTGAGCACCGGCAACAAGAGCGAGATGAGTGTGGGCTATGCGACCCTCTACGGCGACATGTGCGGCGGCTATTCGGTGCTGAAGGACGTCTACAAGACGGTCGTCTTCCGTCTGGCACGCTGGCGCAACACGCACCGCGCCGAAGGCCTGCTCGGCCCGCAAGGGGCCGTGATGCCGGACCGCATCATCGCCAAGCCGCCGAGCGCCGAACTGCGCGAGGGGCAGACAGACGAGCAGGCGCTGGGCGCCTACGAGCATCTTGACGCGGTGCTCGCGACCATGGTCGAGGGTCTGAATGGGGCGGACCGTGCCGCCGAACTGGCGAGCGCTGCCGTCGGCCAGCCGATTTCCACCGCCTATGCCGAGCGCATCGCCCGCATGACGGCGCGTGCGCAGTACAAGCGCGACCAGAGCCCTCCGGGCGTCGTCGTCACCGAACGGACCTATGGGCCGGGCTGGCGTCTGCCGGTCACCAACCATTACGGGCTGTGACCCGGTCAGCGAGAACAGGAGGTTTCAGCCATGCTCGTCAATTTCAGCAGCCGCGCCCACAACCACAATTTCGCCACCGACTTCATCGTCCGGTCTCTGCTCGACACCGACTGGTACAAGCTGGCGATGCTGCAATTCATCTGGCGGCATTTCCGCGACGTGAAGGTCCGCTTCAGCCTGATCAACCGCACCCGCTCGGTGAAGTTGGCCCGGATCATTGACGAGGCCGAACTGCGCCGCCAGCTCGACAATGTGCGCTCGCTGCGCCTGAAGCGGTCCGAGGCGGTCTGGCTGCAAGGCAACACCTTCTATGGGCAGCGCGGGATCTTCCGGCCCGAGTTCGTCGCTTGGCTCGCCGACGACTTCGCCCTGCCCGACTACCGGCTGTCGGAGGAGGACGGCCAGTGGCGCCTGGATTTCGAAGGGTCGTGGGCAATGACGACGATGTGGGAGATCTACGCC
The Azospirillum sp. TSA2s DNA segment above includes these coding regions:
- a CDS encoding bifunctional nicotinamide-nucleotide adenylyltransferase/Nudix hydroxylase; the encoded protein is MVSTNSTGRESGTLSLPRKTAVPNAQGALATRADSALAYDFLVFVGRFRPFHIGHLTVMQRALSLGRHLIVLVGSSRQARSHRNPFRFEEVRSCIADAFTPEECERITVLPLIDRYNDLEWIRDVQAAVHGVVVQHHRPADGSTPRVGLIGHSKDHSSYYLRMFPQWGAVECMNCRGISATPIRDAYFADAAAALEAWKEALPANVTAFMAEFARTDEYKRLAEESAYIAKYKAGWANAPYPPTFLTADAVVVLSGHVLLVERRGLPGRGLLALPGGFVGQHERIKDAMIRELREETKLKIPAGFLEGGIRASQIFDHPYRSTRGRTVTQAFLIQLKPTDEGFPKVRGGDDAKSARWMPIAEIDPEQMFEDHFHIIQTLIALSNN
- a CDS encoding NAD+ synthase, with the translated sequence MSTTPSTTLRIVCVQANPTVGALQDNFAIIRRRREQYRGKADLLVFSECFGTGYPLQDLVLRPGFRRDFRTALDALAGEMRGDGGPAVLVGGPLDGAALPHNAAFLIETDGSMKIVLKHTLPNDEVYDEKRVFAPGPLPSPVDFRGFRLGIAICEDFWHGKVAQSLAAEGAEVLIVPNGSHFRTGKQAVRLAIGRRTVKATGLAVLYVNQIGGQDSLVFDGGSYVMDRAGLVIAQAGFRECEFDITLERGEDGAVALRRGDVLGMLPNGYPEETEAMYQALVLGLRDYVNKNGFPGVVLGMSGGIDSALSAAVAVDALGAGRVLPVRMPSPYTSAESMEDAERAATLLGTRLLTVPIAPAMAAFDGMLAPVFNDLPVPVADTTLENVQARARGMTLMALSNRLGLMVLSTGNKSEMSVGYATLYGDMCGGYSVLKDVYKTVVFRLARWRNTHRAEGLLGPQGAVMPDRIIAKPPSAELREGQTDEQALGAYEHLDAVLATMVEGLNGADRAAELASAAVGQPISTAYAERIARMTARAQYKRDQSPPGVVVTERTYGPGWRLPVTNHYGL